The following are encoded together in the Brassica napus cultivar Da-Ae chromosome A9, Da-Ae, whole genome shotgun sequence genome:
- the LOC106434781 gene encoding basic leucine zipper 43-like — protein sequence MNTVPAELTGYFQYVAPGKYNNQTPIMESEYFNMHSSPTSSSYYINGLINNNNFYSSSSNGQDLMTSNNSASDEDHQQSMAIDERKQRRMVSNRESARRSRMRKQRHLDELWSQVIRLRTDNHCLIDKLNNVSESHELALKENAKLKEETSDLRQLLSEIKSNNEDDNNFLRDLEDSISNTRSGSDQRGRDFELY from the coding sequence ATGAACACAGTTCCTGCGGAGCTCACCGGATACTTCCAATATGTAGCGCCGGGAAAATATAATAACCAAACACCAATCATGGAGTCGGAATACTTCAACATGCACTCTTCTCCTACTTCTTCCTCCTACTACATCAACGGTCTTATTAACAACAACAACTTCTACTCTTCATCATCCAATGGTCAGGATCTAATGACGAGCAACAACTCAGCATCAGACGAAGATCACCAACAAAGCATGGCCATCGATGAGAGAAAACAAAGAAGGATGGTCTCTAACAGAGAATCTGCTCGTAGGTCAAGAATGAGAAAGCAGAGACATCTCGATGAGCTTTGGTCTCAAGTGATACGACTTCGTACTGATAACCACTGTCTTATCGATAAGCTAAACAACGTATCCGAAAGCCATGAGCTTGCTTTGAAGGAGAACGCTAAGCTTAAAGAGGAAACTTCTGATCTCAGACAACTACTCTCTGAGATAAAATCCAACAACGAAGACGACAACAATTTTCTAAGAGATCTTGAAGATTCGATATCAAACACTAGATCGGGTTCGGACCAAAGGGGCAGGGATTTTGAGTTGTATTAA
- the LOC106434782 gene encoding phytosulfokines 1 → MIKMKTRMLIIFFTLVLLLSMASSVISREDGFAPLKPSPSSRTSTHESRKGNGVGVECKSSDSEEECLVKKTVAAHTDYIYTQDMNISP, encoded by the exons atgataaAGATGAAAACTAGAATGTTGATCATCTTCTTCACTCTAGTTTTGCTTCTAAGCATGGCTTCGAGTGTTATTTCAAGAGAAGATGGATTTGCTCCTCTTAAACCATCTCCCTCCTCCAGGACCTCCACGCAT GAGAGTAGAAAAGGCAATGGAGTTGGAGTAGAGTGCAAGAGTTCAGACAGTGAAGAAGAATGCCTTGTTAAGAAAACCGTAGCTGCTCACACCGATTACATCTATACACAAGACATGAACATATCTCCTTGA